In Tachysurus fulvidraco isolate hzauxx_2018 chromosome 25, HZAU_PFXX_2.0, whole genome shotgun sequence, the following proteins share a genomic window:
- the ubqln4 gene encoding ubiquilin-4 yields the protein MAENSGTDPAVDRNAEENAATGGTIIMVTVKTPKDKEEIAISEDASVSQFKEEISKRFKAKQDQLVLIFAGKILKDGDSLTQHGIKDGLTVHLVIKTAQKATSGGSTAASSSSGASQVSSGTAATPNPSPAGNLGTSQGSGPSPAPAQPANILAGFGDLSGLANLGMGSSNFMELQQQMQRQLMSNPEMLSQIMENPLVQNMMSNPDLMRQMIMANPQMQQLMERNPEISHMLNNPELMRQTMELARNPAMMQEMMRNQDRALSNLESIPGGYNALRRMYTDIQEPMFSAAREQFGNNPFSALGGNTDGSGAQPSRTENREPLPNPWGPPETSSSGTATSSSSNPLGSSTTSSTTPSVSNPLGINSASLGSGMFNSPGMQSLMQQISENPQLMQNMLSAPYMRSMMQSLAQNPDVASQVLMNNPLFAGNPQLQEQMRHQLPVFLQQMQNPDALSVMTNPRAMQALMQIQQGLQTLQTEAPGLMPSLITGGAPGGIPTGVNVSSTTESVPPPTSGQGTTPAPGTNSSQQQLMQQMLQMFAGGSASTQTPEVRFQQQLEQLSAMGFINREANLQALIATGGDINAAIERLLGSQPS from the exons ATGGCGGAGAACAGTGGCACAGATCCTGCCGTGGACAGGAATGCCGAGGAAAACGCTGCCACCGGCGGCACCATTATCATGGTCACTGTCAAAACACCTAAGGATAAAGAGGAAATAGCGATCTCAGAAGACGCGTCTGTTTCACAG TTTAAAGAAGAAATCTCTAAAAGGTTCAAGGCAAAACAGGACCAGTTAGTCTTGATCTTTGCTGGAAAAATCCTGAAAGACggcgactcactcactcagcacGGCATAAAGGATGGCCTCACTGTTCACCTCGTCATCAAAACGGCACAAAA GGCAACAAGCGGAGGCTCCACGGCTGCTTCGTCTAGCTCTGGTGCGTCGCAGGTCAGCAGTGGCACTGCAGCCACACCAAACCCCAGTCCAGCTGGAAACTTGGGTACATCGCAGGGCAGTGGGCCGTCACCAGCTCCCGCTCAGCCAGCCAACATATTAG CTGGCTTCGGTGATCTGTCCGGTCTGGCCAACCTGGGCATGGGCTCGTCCAACTTCATGGAGCTTCAGCAACAGATGCAGCGGCAGCTCATGTCCAACCCAGAGATGCTCTCGCAGATCATGGAGAACCCACTGGTCCAGAACATGATGTCCAACCCCGACCTGATGAGGCAGATGATCATGGCTAATCCGCAGATGCAGCAGCTGATGGAGCGAAACCCCGAGATTTCACACATGCTCAATAACCCTGAGCTGATGAGACAG aCAATGGAGTTGGCGAGGAACCCTGCAATGATGCAAGAGATGATGCGTAACCAGGACCGGGCGCTTAGCAACCTAGAGAGCATCCCCGGGGGATACAACGCTCTTCGGAGGATGTACACAGACATCCAGGAGCCCATGTTTAGTGCCGCACGTGAGCAG TTTGGAAACAATCCCTTCTCGGCCTTAGGTGGAAACACGGACGGCTCGGGAGCCCAGCCCTCCAGGACAGAGAACCGAGAGCCGCTGCCAAATCCATGGGGTCCTCCTGAGACCAGCTCCTCTGGGACTGCAACCTCCAGCAGCTCCAACCCCCTGGGCAGCTCTACCACAAGCTCCACCACCCCCAGCGTCTCCAACCCCCTGGGCATCAACTCTGCCAGCTTGGGCTCCG gCATGTTTAACAGCCCTGGCATGCAGAGCCTGATGCAGCAGATCTCAGAGAATCCTCAGCTGATGCAGAACATGCTGTCTGCTCCTTACATGCGCAGCATGATGCAGTCTCTGGCACAGAACCCTGACGTCGCCTCACAG gtgttGATGAATAACCCTCTTTTTGCTGGAAACCCCCAGCTTCAGGAGCAGATGAGACATCAGTTGCCAGTATTTCTACAGCAG ATGCAGAACCCTGATGCCCTCTCTGTGATGACAAACCCACGAGCCATGCAGGCTCTGATGCAGATCCAGCAAGGCCTGCAGACCCTCCAGACTGAAGCTCCTGGACTCATGCCCAG TCTGATTACTGGAGGTGCTCCTGGTGGGATCCCAACAGGGGTGAACGTGAGTTCTACTACAGAGAGTGTTCCACCACCCACTTCTGGGCAAGGCACCACCCCTGCTCCTGGAACCAACTCCTCCCAACAGCAGCTCATGCAACAGATGCTACAGATGTTTGCCGGCGGAAGCGCATCG ACCCAGACTCCGGAGGTGCGTTTCCAGCAGCAGCTGGAGCAACTGAGTGCGATGGGCTTCATCAACAGAGAGGCCAACCTGCAGGCTCTCATCGCCACAGGGGGAGACATCAACGCCGCCATCGAAAGACTGCTCGGCTCGCAGCCATCTTAA